The DNA window CTTCAGAATGCTGAGCGCGTCCGACGGCGGCAGATCGGTGATCGGCTCGCGCGCGGGCTTTGCGGGCTTCGGCATGTCGGTCACGCCCAGACCCTTGGCGACGGCATGGGCCAGATCGTCATGGACATTCATCAGATGGCTCAGCATCCGCAGCCGGATCTTTTCGTGCTGGCATTTCGACAGCTCGAACGTATAGCCGGCGGCGATATGGCGCTGTTCCACGGGGGTCTGGCTGATCCAGAACTGGCGCGCCTGGCTGTAGTGATCGGCGAAGGTTTCCGACCGCGTGCGCTGCTTTCGGCCCTCGACCTGTTCGGGATAGCTGGTAAAGCCGAGCTGCGGGTTTTCGCGCGGACCGCCATCCTCGCCCCAGCTGTTGGGTTCGTAATTCGCCCGGCCTTTGGGGTTCATCATCGCCATGTGCCCGTCCTGCTGGAAATGATGGATCGGGCATTTCGGGGCGTTGATCGGGATATGGGTAAAGTTCGGTCCGCCCAGCCGCTTGGTCTGCGTGTCGAGATACGAGAAATTGCGCCCCTGCAACAGCGGATCGTTGGTGTGGTCGATGCCGCGCACGATGTTCTGGGTGCAGAACGCGACCTGTTCGGTCTCGGCAAAGAAATTGTCCACATTCGCGTCCAGCGTCAGCGTGCCGATGATCTGGACCGGAACCTGTTCCTCGGGGATGATCTTGGTCGCGTCGAGGATGTCGAATTCGAAGCTGTCCGCGAAATCGTCGTCGAACACCTGGATGCCCAGATCCCATTGCGGGAAATCGCCCGCGTCGATGGCGTCCCACATGTCGCGGCGGTGGAAATCGGGATCGGCGCCGTTGATCTTGACGGCCTCGTTCCAGACGACCGATTGCAGCCCCTGACGCGGCTTCCAGTGGAACTTGACATAGTGCGACTGGCCGTCGGCGTTGACCAGCCGGAAGGTGTGGACGCCGAACCCCTCCATAAAGCGGAACGAGCGTGGAATGGCGCGGTCCGACATCTGCCACATCGTCATGTGCACCGCCTCGGGCGACAGCGAGATGAAGTCCCAGAAATTGTCATGGGCGGATTGCGCCTGCGGAAAGCCGCGATCCGGCGCCTCCTTGACCGAATGCACAAGGTCGGGAAACTTGATCGCGTCCTGGATGAAGAAGACGGGAATATTGTTGCCGACCAGGTCCCAGTTGCCTTCCTGCGTATAGAATTTCGTGGCGAACCCGCGCACGTCGCGGGCCAGGTCGAACGATCCCTTGTTGCCGGCCACGGTCGAGAACCGCGTGAAGGTCGGGGTCTTTTCGCCTTCGCGCTGGAATATGTCGGCGCAGGACAGTTCCGGGATGGCCTTGGTCAGTTCGAAATGACCGTGCACGCCATAGCCGCGCGCATGGACCACCCGTTCGGGAATGCGTTCGTGGTCGAAGTGGAAGATCTTTTCGCGCATCACGTGATCTTCCAGCAGGACGGGGCCGCGCGCCCCGGCCTTCAGCGAATTCTGGTCGTCCGCAATCGGCCCGCCCTGGGCCGTTGTCATCGTCCGGTCGCGCGACGTGGTCTGCTGCCGCGGCTCTCCGCCGTCTCCCAGTTCCAGTTCTTTCATGTCCGATCCCCATTGTGTCCGAAGGTTAGCGGGGACGCGGAAACGATGCCCGTGGCATCCGCCCTCCCCCCTGTTTCGCGATGGCCCGGCATGCCTGCCGGCTGCCGGCACGAAACGCGGAACCCGGGCGGAAGTTTCGCGAAATCCGCAGCCTTGCGCGGCGTGGGTTCCGGCCCTGACATCAGATCATCGGCTTGCCGCCGGTGACCGCAACGATCGCGCCCGAGACATAGCTGGACATCGGATCGGCCAGCATCACATAGGCCGAGGCAAGCTCGACCGGCTGCGCGGGCCGGCCCATCGGATAGTTCTTGCCGAAATTGGCGACCTTTTCCGCGTCCATGCTGGCCGGGATCAGCGGCGTCCAGACCGGGCCGGGCGCGACCGCGTTCACGCGGATGCCGCGTTCGGCCAGCATCTGGGCTAGACCCATGGTGAAGTTCTGGATCGCGCCTTTCGTCGTGGCATAGGCCAGCAGGGTCGGGTTCGGATCGTCGGAATTGATCGAGGCCGTGTTGATGATCGCCGAGCCGGGCTGCATATGTCCGACCGCCGCCTTAACCAGATAGAACATCGCGTGGATATTGGTGGCGAATGTGTATTGCCATTCCTCGTCCGAGATCTGTTCGAGATCGTCGAACGTCATCTGATGGGCGGCGTTGTTCACCAGAATGTCGATCCTGCCGAACCGGTCGGCGGCTTCCTGGATCACGCGCTGGCATTCCTCGGGGCGGGACAGGTCCGCGGCGATCCGCAGACAGTCGCGCCCGGCGTCCTCGACCAGCGCGGCGGTCGATTTCGCATCCTCGGTTTCCTTCAGATAGACCAGCGCGATGTCGGCGCCCTCGCGGGCATAGGCAATCGCCGTGGCGCGTCCGATGCCGCTGTCCGCGCCGGTGATCACGGCGGTCATGCCCGACAGCCGGTCGCGGCCTTTCCAGCTGTCCTCGCCGTGGTCGGGAACCGGGTCCATCTTCTGGAAACTGCCGGGCAGGTCCTGCTGCTGTTCCGGAAATGGCGGTTTTGGAAACTGTGTCATCTGTCAACCTCCTGGTTGCATGTGCCTGCGCCCCTGCCTGCGCCCCTTGCTGCGGCGGTGCCGGGACGAATCGCCTGTCGGTCGAAAACCGTTCCGCGCGGCGGCGGTTCCCCGCGCCGGAGAAATCCGCCGATCCGCGCCGCGTGTCAGCTTCCCGGCGTGACGTGGCGGGAGGGTCCGACCGCCCGTCTTGACGCGTTCTGGCGCCCGATCTAGACCGCAGCCGGTTTTTTCCGGCAGCAGGATGGCGCAGATGGCGGCAGGGCATCACGGACCGGCATCAGGCCAGCATCGCTTGCAGGCGGCGGTGTCGCCCCGGATCGGCCGGTGGATGGCGGTTCTGATGACGGGCATCCTGCTGGCCGGCTGCGCCGACCGGCCTGGGCCGCAATCGCTGTTGCCGGTCATGGGCGCGCCGCGCGCCGCGGCCGAACTGACGGTCTTTACCGCCACGGATCGCGCGCTGGCCGCGACGCAGCCGCCCGTTTATGGCGGCGGTCGCGGGCCGATGACCTATGAGCGATACGCGCTTGACGCCGGTGAAGGCGACGTTGCCCCTTCGGCGGATGCAGACTTTGCGGTGGTCGCGCGGCAACGCCTTGACCGCGCGGGCTTTCTTGACCGTGTCGGCGATCTGGCCGCGCAGCCCGACCACAAGATCGTCGTCTTCGTGCACGGCTACAACAACAGCTATCAGGAGGCGGTGTTCCGGCTGGCCGATCTGGCGCTTGAGGTCCGCCAGCAGGCGGTGCCGGTGCTGTTTTCCTGGCCGTCCGAGGCGACGGTGACCGGTTATGTCTCGGATCGCGATTCCGTGGCCTATGCGCGCGGCGATCTGGCCGATCTGCTGACGGACCTGACGGCGACGGGCAGGCCGGTCGTCCTTGTCGGTCACAGCATGGGCGGTTGGCTGGTGATGGAGACGCTGCGGCAGTTGCGACTGGACGGGCGCGGCCATGTGATCGCGGGGCTTGAGGTCGGGCTGGTATCGCCGGATATCGACCTTGACGTGTTCCGCACGCAGGTCATGGCGGTGGGCCGGCTGTCGCCGCCGCTGACGGTGCTGACCTCGCCCGACGACCGGGTGCTGGCGGCCTCGGCCCGCGTGGCGGGGGGCAGGATGCGGCTTGGGGCGGTGCGCGCGGACGATCCGCAGATCCGCCGGATGGCGCAGCAGGCCGGGGTCAGGCTGATCGACATCTCGGCCCTGCCGGCCAGCGACGCGACCAATCACGACCGGATGCTGGCCGTCGTGGCGCTGCGCGCCGCGCCGGTGCGCTCCAACCCGCTTGAGGATCTGCGCCAGACCGGGGCCTATGTTCTGGGCGGCGCCGGTCGGCTGATGAACCGGACCGGGCTGGTCGGCCCCTGATCCGGCCGGCCGCGCAGTCGCCCGATTGACCGCTTGTGCCGCGCCGGCGATCCGTGCTGTCATCGACGGGCTGCGCCCGGCGCACCGCGCCGGACACGGCGCGCCGACGACCGCCAGGGAAATAAAAGGAGAATCGCTTGTCCCAGGAACAGACCCCGCGCCTGCATGTCATCATCGCCTCGACCCGCCCCGGGCGGATCGGTCCGTCCGTCGCGCGATGGTTTCACGACTTCGCGGCCGGACATGGCGGGTTCGACGCGCATCTGGTCGATCTGGCCGATTTCAACCTGCCGGTCTATGACGAGCCTGTTCACCCGGCCCGCGGCGATTACCGCAACGCGCACACGAAAGCCTGGGCCGACAGCGTGGCGGCGGCCGACGCCTATGCCTTCGTGACGCCGGAATACAATTTCTTCCCGACGCCCGCATTGGTGAACGCGCTGAACTATGTCTATCGCGAATGGAACTACAAACCCTGCGGCTTTGTCAGCTATGGTGGGGTATCGGGCGGATTGCGGGCGGTGCAGGCGACTAAGCTGCTGGTGACGACGCTGAAGATGATGCCGATGGTCGAAGGGGTGGCGGTGCCGATGGCCGCATCCATGATCGACGACAACGGGGATTTCGGGTCGAACGACCTGATCGACAAGTCGGCGACGACGCTGCTGGACGAGATGCGCCGCTGGACAATCGGCCTGCGCGCCATGCGCGAGGCGGGCTGAGCGGGGCGGGGTGAACCGCGCAACAGGACGACACCGGGCAAGCGGAGTTTCAGGGAGGGGACCGGAATGAACGGCGATCCGGACGGGCGGCGATGCAGGCGGGCCTGACGCCGCAGATCCTGCCCGCCGCGGCGGACGCGGTGCTGGTCCGGTTCGCGCTGCGGGCCGAGCCGCAGGCGATGGCGGCGGCGCAGGTCATGGCCCGCCAGCTTGACGCCGACACGCCCGAGGGCGTGGTCGAGATTGCGCCGGCCCTGGTCTCGGTCCTGCTGCGCTTCGATCCGGCAGTGGTGTCCCGCGACGATCTGGTCCGGGCGCTGTTGCCGCAGGCCACGGCCATCGCAGAGCAGCGACCGGACCCGCCCCCGCCGCTGCGCCGCTGGACGATCCCGGCAGTTTTCGGCGGCGAACACGGCCCGCATCTGGACGACGTCGCGGGAAGTCTGGGCCTGTCGCCGGATCAGGCCGTGCAGCAGCTTTGCCGCGCCGATCTGCGCGTGCTGACCATCGGCTTCGCGCCGGGCCAGCCCTATATCGGGCTGCTGCCGCCGGCGTGGGACCTGCCGCGCATGGCGGATCTGGCCCCGCGCGTGCCCGCAGGCGCGGTGGTGGTGGCGGTGCGCCAGATCGTGATGTTCGGTGCCGCCTCGGCGACCGGGTGGCGTCAGGTCGGATGCAGCGCCTTTCGCACCTTCCTGCCCGACCGCGAGACGCCGATGCCGCTGCGCGCCGGCGACGCGATCAGATACAGCTCCATCCCGGCCGAAGAAATGGCCGAACTGTCGAAACGGTCCGACGGCATGGGCGGCGCAACGGTCGAGGTGCTGGAATGACCGCCATCCGCATCGAAAAAGTCGCGGGCATGCTGACGGTGCAGGACATCGGCCGGCCCGGCCATCTGGCGCAGGGGCTGTCGCGCGGCGGCGCGATGGACCGGCTGGCCCTGATCGAGGCGGCGGCCCTGCTGGGCGCCGACCGTCCGCTGGCCGCGATCGAGATGGCCGGCGCGGGCGCGCATCTGTCGGTCGCCGCGCCGATGCGCATCGCGCTGACCGGCGCGCCCATGACCGCGATGCTGGACGATGCACCGCTGCGCTGGCACGCAAGCCATCTTGTGCAGCCGGACCAGACCCTGCGGATCGGGTCGGCGCAGGCGGGGGTCTATGGCTATGTCACGCCGGCGGGCGGGCTGCGGACGCCGCTGTGGCTGGACAGCCGCGCCGCGCATCTGAACATCGGCATCGGAAGGATGCTGAATGCGGGCGACAGGCTTGACTGCGGCGACGATCCCGCGCCGCAGGGCGCTTCGCGCATTGTCGAACCCGAGGCACGGTTTCAGGGCGGCGAATTGCGCGTCACCGACGGCCCCCAAACCGCGCTGTTCGACGACGATGTGCTGGAGGCGTTCTTCAGCACCGGTTTCACGCGCGGCAGCCGCGCCAACCGACAGGGAATACAGCTGGACACCGACAGCCGCTTCACCTCGAATCACGCCGCCGGGCTGGCATCTGACATGATCGGGCCGGGCGATCTGCAAATGACAGGCGACGGTCTGCCCTTCGTGCTGATGGCGGAATGTCAGACCATGGGCGGCTATCCCCGGATCGGCCGGATCGTGCCCGCCGATCTGCCGCGCATGGCGCAGGCACCGGCGGGATCGACCCTGCGGTTCCGGCGGCTGACATGGCCCGAGGCCGATGCCGCCTTCCGAACCGAGGCCGACACGCTGCGCGAGGTTGCGGCGCGCTGCCGGAACCTGATCCGCGATCCGGCGACGATCCCGGATCTGCTGTCCTATCAACTGATCGGCGGCGTCACCGCGGGCCGCGAACTGGAGGCCGGGCGATGAAGATCGACATGAATGCCGATATGGGCGAAAGCTTTGGACCCTGGCGGATGGGCAACGATCAGGCGTTGCTGGACCATGTGACCTCGGCCAATATCGCCTGCGGGTTCCATGCCGGCGATCCGGACGTGATGGCGCGGACGATGCGGATGGCGGCGCAGAACGGCGTCGGCATCGGCGCGCATCCGGGGTTTCACGACCTTCAAGGCTTCGGCCGCCGGCGGATGCGCCTGTCCTCGGACGAGATGGGCAACATGGTCGCCTATCAGCTTGGCGCGGCGCGCGGCATCGCGGCGGCGGCGGGGGCGCAGGTGCGGCATCTGAAACTGCACGGCGCGCTGTCGAACATGGCCTCGGAGGATGCCGGCATCGCGCGCGCCTGCTTTGACGCGGCGCTGCGGGTCGATCCGGATCTGATCCTCGTGGCGCTGGCCGGAACCGCGATGGAGGCCGCCGCCCGCGATCTGGGCGCGCGCGTGGCCGCCGAAATCTTTGCCGACCGCGCATACGAGGACGACGCATCGCTGGTCGATCGTAGCAAGCCGGGCGCGGTGCTGCACGACCCGGTCGCGGCCGCCGAACGGGTCATCGCCATGCTGCGCGACAAGGCGATCCACAGCATCGGCGGCAAGCGCATCCCCTGCCGGATCGACACCGTCTGCATCCATGGCGACGGACCCGAGGCGGTGCCGTTCGCCCGCCAGTTGCGCCGGGAACTTGCCGCAGCCGACATCCAGCTGCGCATGTTCGACTGACGCGGGCGCGGCTTGTGCGCGGGCGTGGCCGGATCACACAGATGTGCAGCCGCCCAATCCAAGGGTGAAACTGGGCCGCGGGTCTGCTATCCTGCGGTTGAACATCGTTCAGCCCGCTGGATTTTCAGGGCAGGTCCCGACCGCTTCGGCCTGCCCGGTCCCCGGGCCCCTGAAGGGGGAGGAGGCAGCCATGAATGACAAGACAATCGGAAACCCGGTCAGCTGGGCGGCGCAGAAAGTGGCCGGGATGGGCCGCGGCGTCGGCTCGGCCGTGGACGGGATCAGCAGCCACGATCTGGCCCGCCCGCAGATCAACAGGATCGGCGCGGACGACATCAGGTCGGCGCTGAAGAAGGGCGTCGAGGATTTCGGGGCGCTGCGATCGGACGTGATCTTTCTGGTGGTGCTGTATCCGGTGATCGGCTTCGTGCTGGCGCTGTGGTCCTTCAACACCGACGATCTGCACCTGCTGTTCCCGCTGGTCGCGGGGTTTCCGCTTGTCGGGCCGGTCGCGGCCCTGGGGCTGTACGAGTTGAGCCGGCGTCGCGAACGCGGCGAGGACGCGAACTGGAGCGCGGCGCTGGACACGCTGACCGGACGGATTCTGGGGCCGGTGATCATGCTGTCGCTGCTGCTGGTGGCGATCTTCACGCTGTGGATGCTGGTCGCGCACGCGATCTGGTCCGCAACGCTTGGGCCGGCATCCTATGACGGGCTGTGGGACTTTCTGGGCACGACGCTGAGCACGGCCGAGGGCTGGACGATGATCGTCGTCGGACTTGCCGTGGGCTTCGTGTTCGCAGCGGTCACGCTGTGCATCAGCATGGTGTCGTTTCCGATGATGATCGACCGGCAGGTCGGCGTGCCGGTCGCGCTGGCGACCTCGTTCGCGGTCGCGCGGCGCAATCCGGGCACGACCGCGTTGTGGGGCCTTGTCGTCGCCGTGGCGCTGATGGTGGGCATGATCCCGCTGTTCGCCGGTCTGGTCGTGGTGCTGCCCATCCTTGGCCACGCGACCTGGCATCTTTACCGCAGCGCGGTGGCCGAACCCGAAATCGCGAGCCGGGCGGCCGCCTGAAAAACGCCGGACCGCGCGCGATGCGTGCGCGGTCCGCACGTTCCTCTGCCGGCTACAGCAGCAGCAGGATCACCCCCGTCGCCAGCGCGCCGACCGTCAGGATGATGGCCAGGATCAGCATCCGGGTCTGGGATTGCCCCTCGATGTCGTGCTGATCCATCCGGGCGCGGGCACGCCGGCATTTCAACACCGCCGCCCAGAAGATGAGGATCGCGGCGAGGATGAAGATTTCGGCCGCGCTTTTGGCGATCCAGGTTTGCTCGCTGTCCTTGAACACCGCCTTCAGGCCAAGCGCCAGCGCAACGCAGGCCATCCCGGTGCGCATCCATCCGGCGAATGTCCGTTCGTTGGCAAGGACGGTGCGATCCTCGGCCCATGCGGTTCGGGTATCGGCAAGATCGTCCGCGTCGGGATCGTCCGGCGTCTTGGTGTCAGGCAATGGCGTGATCCTTGGCAAGTGACGGGCGGGAGCCCGATGCCAGTCAACCATGTTCAGCGCCATCCGGCCAAGGGCCACGGCAATGCGCGGCACATGAAAGACGCGAAACCCTGTCCGATATTAACCGGCATCCGCGCGGCGGTCCGGTTCCGTCCGGTCGGCGCGGCATCCAGGAATCGGCAAAAAACGGATGAAGTGGTGAGCCCGACAGGATTCGAACCTGTGACCCACTGATTAAAAGTCAGTTGCTCTACCAACTGAGCTACGGGCCCATCGCACGGGCCGCTTACTAGGATCGGGGGCCGGGGGCGTCAAGCGGAAAAATCGGGACCACTGGCGCAACTGCCTGCGCGGGTCTATATGGCGCGGCATGAACACGCGCCCTCTGGCCGGCCTGCCATTCATGAAGATGCACGGGCTGGGAAACGATTTCATGGTGATCGACCTGCGCGCGGGCGGCACGGCGCCCGCGCCGCAGACCATCGCGCGTCTGGCCGACCGCCATCGCGGCGTCGGTTTCGATCAGTTCGCGGCCATCTCCCATGACGACGATGCCGATCTGCGGCTGAGGTTCTGGAACGCCGACGGCTCGACCAGTTCGGCCTGCGGCAACGCGACGCGCTGCATCGCGCGCTTCGTGATGGACCAGACCGGCCGCGACCGGCTGCGCCTGCGCACCGATCACGCGGTCCTGCTGGCCGAGGATGCGGGGCAGGGATCGACGCGGGTGAACATGGGCGCGCCGGTGCTGGACTGGCAGGCGATCCCGCTGGCGCGGGCGGTGGATGTCGATCATCTGCCGGTGCCGGGCGATCCGGTCGCCACGGGCATGGGCAATCCGCACATGACGTTCTTCGTGCCGGACGCGGATGCCGTCGATCTTCAGGCGTTCGGGCCGGCGCATGAACATCACCCGCTGTATCCCGCCCGCACCAATGTCGAGATCGTGCAGGTGATCGCCCCGGATGAGATCAGGCTGCGGATCTGGGAACGCGGGACCGGCCCGACGCTGGCCTCGGGGTCGTGTTCCTGCGCGGCGGCGGTGGCCGCGGCGCGGCGCGGGCTGACCGGGCGACGGGTCCGGGTGCATGTGCCCGGCGGCACGCTGCTGATCGACTGGCGCGAGGACGGCGTCTGGATGGAGGGGCCGACCGCGCATGTGTTTTCGGGTGTGATCACGCCCGACTGGCTGTCGGCATGAGCGCGCCGGTCTTTTCCACCCTTGGCTGCCGCCTGAACGCCTATGAGACCGAGGCGATGCGCGAGATGGCCGAGGCTGCCGGCCTGACGGGGGCGGTGGTGGTGAACACCTGCGCCGTGACGGCCGAGGCGGTGCGCAAGGCGCGGCAGGAGATCCGCCGGCTGGCGCGCGAGAACCCGGGCGCGCCGGTGATCGTGACCGGATGCGCCGCGCAGACCGAGCCCGAAACCTTTGCCGCGATGCCCGAGGTGACGAAGGTCATCGGCAATCACCAGAAGATGCAGCCCGAGACCTGGACCCGGCTGCACGCCCCCGATCTGATCGGGGACACCGAAAAGATCCGCGTGGACGACATCATGTCGGTCCGGGAAACCGCCGGCCATCTGATCGACGGGTTCGGGCGGCACCGCGCCTATGTGCAGGTCCAGAACGGCTGCGATCACCGCTGCACCTTCTGCATCATCCCCTATGGGCGCGGCAACTCGCGCAGCGTGCCGGCGGGGGTGGTGGTCGAACAGATCCGGCGGCTGGTCGGGCGCGGCTTCAACGAGGTGGTGCTGACCGGCGTCGATCTGACCTCCTGGGGCGCGGATCTGCCGGGGACGCCGCGTCTGGGCGATCTGGTGATGCGGGTCCTGCGGCTGGTGCCGGATCTGCCGCGCCTGCGCATCAGCAGCATCGATTCGATCGAGGCGGACGACAACCTGATGCTGGCCATCGCCACCGAATCGCGGCTGATGCCGCATCTGCACCTGTCGTTGCAGGCGGGCGACGACATGATCCTGAAGCGGATGAAGCGGCGGCATCTGCGCGACGATGCGATCGGGTTCTGCGACGAGGTCCGGCGGCTGCGGCCCGACATGGTGTTCGGCGCCGACATCATCGCCGGATTCCCGACCGAGACCGAGGCGATGTTCCGCAACAGCCTGGACCTGGTCGAGGAATGCGGCCTGACATTCCTGCACGTGTTCCCCTATTCCGCCCGCAAGGGAACGCCCGCCGCGCGGATGCCGGCGGTG is part of the Paracoccus stylophorae genome and encodes:
- a CDS encoding YidH family protein; translation: MPDTKTPDDPDADDLADTRTAWAEDRTVLANERTFAGWMRTGMACVALALGLKAVFKDSEQTWIAKSAAEIFILAAILIFWAAVLKCRRARARMDQHDIEGQSQTRMLILAIILTVGALATGVILLLL
- the mtaB gene encoding tRNA (N(6)-L-threonylcarbamoyladenosine(37)-C(2))-methylthiotransferase MtaB; its protein translation is MSAPVFSTLGCRLNAYETEAMREMAEAAGLTGAVVVNTCAVTAEAVRKARQEIRRLARENPGAPVIVTGCAAQTEPETFAAMPEVTKVIGNHQKMQPETWTRLHAPDLIGDTEKIRVDDIMSVRETAGHLIDGFGRHRAYVQVQNGCDHRCTFCIIPYGRGNSRSVPAGVVVEQIRRLVGRGFNEVVLTGVDLTSWGADLPGTPRLGDLVMRVLRLVPDLPRLRISSIDSIEADDNLMLAIATESRLMPHLHLSLQAGDDMILKRMKRRHLRDDAIGFCDEVRRLRPDMVFGADIIAGFPTETEAMFRNSLDLVEECGLTFLHVFPYSARKGTPAARMPAVPGPAIRERAARLREAGDRALRRHLDAQIGRYHRVLTEGSRIARTEQFTEVALSHDRPEGTLLDLRITGHDGRRLTA
- a CDS encoding alpha/beta hydrolase encodes the protein MAAGHHGPASGQHRLQAAVSPRIGRWMAVLMTGILLAGCADRPGPQSLLPVMGAPRAAAELTVFTATDRALAATQPPVYGGGRGPMTYERYALDAGEGDVAPSADADFAVVARQRLDRAGFLDRVGDLAAQPDHKIVVFVHGYNNSYQEAVFRLADLALEVRQQAVPVLFSWPSEATVTGYVSDRDSVAYARGDLADLLTDLTATGRPVVLVGHSMGGWLVMETLRQLRLDGRGHVIAGLEVGLVSPDIDLDVFRTQVMAVGRLSPPLTVLTSPDDRVLAASARVAGGRMRLGAVRADDPQIRRMAQQAGVRLIDISALPASDATNHDRMLAVVALRAAPVRSNPLEDLRQTGAYVLGGAGRLMNRTGLVGP
- a CDS encoding LamB/YcsF family protein, yielding MKIDMNADMGESFGPWRMGNDQALLDHVTSANIACGFHAGDPDVMARTMRMAAQNGVGIGAHPGFHDLQGFGRRRMRLSSDEMGNMVAYQLGAARGIAAAAGAQVRHLKLHGALSNMASEDAGIARACFDAALRVDPDLILVALAGTAMEAAARDLGARVAAEIFADRAYEDDASLVDRSKPGAVLHDPVAAAERVIAMLRDKAIHSIGGKRIPCRIDTVCIHGDGPEAVPFARQLRRELAAADIQLRMFD
- a CDS encoding catalase; the encoded protein is MKELELGDGGEPRQQTTSRDRTMTTAQGGPIADDQNSLKAGARGPVLLEDHVMREKIFHFDHERIPERVVHARGYGVHGHFELTKAIPELSCADIFQREGEKTPTFTRFSTVAGNKGSFDLARDVRGFATKFYTQEGNWDLVGNNIPVFFIQDAIKFPDLVHSVKEAPDRGFPQAQSAHDNFWDFISLSPEAVHMTMWQMSDRAIPRSFRFMEGFGVHTFRLVNADGQSHYVKFHWKPRQGLQSVVWNEAVKINGADPDFHRRDMWDAIDAGDFPQWDLGIQVFDDDFADSFEFDILDATKIIPEEQVPVQIIGTLTLDANVDNFFAETEQVAFCTQNIVRGIDHTNDPLLQGRNFSYLDTQTKRLGGPNFTHIPINAPKCPIHHFQQDGHMAMMNPKGRANYEPNSWGEDGGPRENPQLGFTSYPEQVEGRKQRTRSETFADHYSQARQFWISQTPVEQRHIAAGYTFELSKCQHEKIRLRMLSHLMNVHDDLAHAVAKGLGVTDMPKPAKPAREPITDLPPSDALSILKNGPDSFAGRKLGLYLSDGADAALVSAIEKAFKAEGAMVAIVAPHIQGVTLSDGTRKPADEKIDGGPSVLFDAVAIVLSEDEGRKLAGDKPSQDFASDAFAHAKFIGWTDAAAPLLKAVGALPDADDGMLKLDADDIDSFVRTCRGLRFWEREDRLAG
- a CDS encoding SDR family oxidoreductase → MTQFPKPPFPEQQQDLPGSFQKMDPVPDHGEDSWKGRDRLSGMTAVITGADSGIGRATAIAYAREGADIALVYLKETEDAKSTAALVEDAGRDCLRIAADLSRPEECQRVIQEAADRFGRIDILVNNAAHQMTFDDLEQISDEEWQYTFATNIHAMFYLVKAAVGHMQPGSAIINTASINSDDPNPTLLAYATTKGAIQNFTMGLAQMLAERGIRVNAVAPGPVWTPLIPASMDAEKVANFGKNYPMGRPAQPVELASAYVMLADPMSSYVSGAIVAVTGGKPMI
- a CDS encoding biotin-dependent carboxyltransferase family protein, which gives rise to MTAIRIEKVAGMLTVQDIGRPGHLAQGLSRGGAMDRLALIEAAALLGADRPLAAIEMAGAGAHLSVAAPMRIALTGAPMTAMLDDAPLRWHASHLVQPDQTLRIGSAQAGVYGYVTPAGGLRTPLWLDSRAAHLNIGIGRMLNAGDRLDCGDDPAPQGASRIVEPEARFQGGELRVTDGPQTALFDDDVLEAFFSTGFTRGSRANRQGIQLDTDSRFTSNHAAGLASDMIGPGDLQMTGDGLPFVLMAECQTMGGYPRIGRIVPADLPRMAQAPAGSTLRFRRLTWPEADAAFRTEADTLREVAARCRNLIRDPATIPDLLSYQLIGGVTAGRELEAGR
- a CDS encoding 5-oxoprolinase subunit B family protein translates to MQAGLTPQILPAAADAVLVRFALRAEPQAMAAAQVMARQLDADTPEGVVEIAPALVSVLLRFDPAVVSRDDLVRALLPQATAIAEQRPDPPPPLRRWTIPAVFGGEHGPHLDDVAGSLGLSPDQAVQQLCRADLRVLTIGFAPGQPYIGLLPPAWDLPRMADLAPRVPAGAVVVAVRQIVMFGAASATGWRQVGCSAFRTFLPDRETPMPLRAGDAIRYSSIPAEEMAELSKRSDGMGGATVEVLE
- a CDS encoding DUF2189 domain-containing protein; the protein is MNDKTIGNPVSWAAQKVAGMGRGVGSAVDGISSHDLARPQINRIGADDIRSALKKGVEDFGALRSDVIFLVVLYPVIGFVLALWSFNTDDLHLLFPLVAGFPLVGPVAALGLYELSRRRERGEDANWSAALDTLTGRILGPVIMLSLLLVAIFTLWMLVAHAIWSATLGPASYDGLWDFLGTTLSTAEGWTMIVVGLAVGFVFAAVTLCISMVSFPMMIDRQVGVPVALATSFAVARRNPGTTALWGLVVAVALMVGMIPLFAGLVVVLPILGHATWHLYRSAVAEPEIASRAAA
- the dapF gene encoding diaminopimelate epimerase, whose amino-acid sequence is MNTRPLAGLPFMKMHGLGNDFMVIDLRAGGTAPAPQTIARLADRHRGVGFDQFAAISHDDDADLRLRFWNADGSTSSACGNATRCIARFVMDQTGRDRLRLRTDHAVLLAEDAGQGSTRVNMGAPVLDWQAIPLARAVDVDHLPVPGDPVATGMGNPHMTFFVPDADAVDLQAFGPAHEHHPLYPARTNVEIVQVIAPDEIRLRIWERGTGPTLASGSCSCAAAVAAARRGLTGRRVRVHVPGGTLLIDWREDGVWMEGPTAHVFSGVITPDWLSA
- a CDS encoding NADPH-dependent FMN reductase: MSQEQTPRLHVIIASTRPGRIGPSVARWFHDFAAGHGGFDAHLVDLADFNLPVYDEPVHPARGDYRNAHTKAWADSVAAADAYAFVTPEYNFFPTPALVNALNYVYREWNYKPCGFVSYGGVSGGLRAVQATKLLVTTLKMMPMVEGVAVPMAASMIDDNGDFGSNDLIDKSATTLLDEMRRWTIGLRAMREAG